A genomic region of Xiphophorus couchianus chromosome 18, X_couchianus-1.0, whole genome shotgun sequence contains the following coding sequences:
- the rabgef1l gene encoding RAB guanine nucleotide exchange factor (GEF) 1, like — MSQRRGIHVDQSELLCKKGCGFYGNTAWQGLCSKCWREENQREKQRQIQEDWALAERLQREEEEAYASRHQRAQSQPAITPFNKFEERKTKEKSSKVNTVTKFFTPSTKTPPKKDAGAADAQSTPSSSSSASRQPFPDSDRATQEFIDFLKSVKSGREIFKQCRAFTEGMVYKRDMGADELSECVQDFYQSLSDRLHNQFKGSTEHVERVMDEVEKYMMTRLYTEVFCPETTDDEKKDLAVQKRIRDLHWVTIEMLCVPVDEEIPEVSDSVVKAITDIIEMDSKQVPKDKLACITRCSKHIFNAIKVSKKEAASADDFLPTLIYIVLKANPPRLQSNIQYITRFCNPSRLMTGEDGYYFTNLCCAVAFIEKLDGQSLNMSSEEFELYMSGQTSPNWPRPTAAASSAGGAAHTQAHSSLDVLTGLGERQERVVEKARQLESDLIDWTDEVEQKVQSALESFPLDTQSTTTNAAGGTTTTAAAASSAIDSENVENELLPPPLQPQVFAG; from the exons ATGAGCCAGAGACGTGGCATTCATGTGGACCAATCTGAGCTGCTCTGCAAAAAAGGATGTGGGTTTTATGGCAACACAGCCTGGCAGGGCCTGTGCTCAAAGTGTTGGCGAGAGGAAAACCAGCGAGAAAAGCAAAGGCAAATTCAAGAGGACTGGGCTCTTGCTGAAAG GctgcagagagaggaagaggaagcatATGCAAGCAGGCATCAGAGGGCACAATCACAACCTGCGATCACTCCCTTCAACAAGTTTGAAGAAAGGAAGACGAAGGAGAAGTCCAGCAAAGTCAACACAGTCACAAAGTTTTTCACTCCATCAACAAAAACACCACCCAAAAAGG ATGCCGGTGCTGCTGACGCTCAGTCCACTCCGAGCTCCAGCTCCTCAGCCAGTCGCCAGCCCTTTCCAGACAGCGACCGTGCAACGCAAGAGTTTATAGATTTTCTGAAGTCGGTGAAGTCTGGCAGGGAAATCTTTAAACAGTGTCGGGCTTTCACTGAGGGCATGGTGTACAAGCGG GACATGGGAGCCGACGAGCTGTCGGAGTGTGTGCAAGACTTCTACCAGAGCCTCTCAGACCGGCTTCACAACCAGTTCAAAG GTTCGACAGAGCATGTAGAGAGGGTGATGGATGAAGTGGAGAAGTACATGATGACCCGACTTTACACGGAGGTTTTCTGTCCGGAAACCACAGACGACGAGAAGAAAGACTTGGCTGTTCAGAAGAGAATCAG AGATTTGCACTGGGTCACCATAGAAATGCTGTGCGTGCCGGTGGATGAAGAGATCCCGGAAGTCTCAGACAGTGTAGTCAAAGCTATTACAG ATATAATTGAAATGGACTCAAAGCAGGTACCCAAAGACAAGCTGGCGTGCATCACCCGTTGCAGCAAGCACATCTTCAACGCCATCAAAGTGAGCAAGAAGGAGGCCGCGTCGGCCGACGACTTCCTCCCGACTCTCATCTACATCGTGCTGAAGGCAAACCCTCCGCGGCTGCAGTCCAACATCCAGTACATCACCCGCTTCTGCAACCCCAGCCGACTCATGACCGGAGAGGACGGATACTACTTCACTAATCTG TGCTGTGCAGTGGCCTTCATAGAGAAACTGGATGGTCAGTCTCTGAATATGAGCTCTGAGGAGTTTGAGCTCTACATGTCGGGCCAGACGTCTCCGAACTGGCCACGGCCCACCGCCGCCGCCTCATCCGCAGGCGGCGCAGCCCATACCCAGGCCCACAGCAGCCTGGACGTGCTAACCGGGCTCGGCGAGAGGCAGGAGCGGGTTGTGGAGAAGGCTCGGCAGCTGGAGAGCGACCTGATAGACTGGACGGATGAAGTGGAGCAGAAAGTTCAGAGCGCGCTGGAGAGCTTTCCTCTTGACACCCAAAGCACCACGACGAACGCGGCCGGCGGAACGACGACAACGGCGGCCGCGGCGTCGTCCGCGATCGACTCTGAAAATGTAGAGAACGAGCTGCTGCCCCCGCCGCTGCAGCCTCAGGTGTTTGCTGGTTGA